A portion of the Caldisericia bacterium genome contains these proteins:
- a CDS encoding aminotransferase class V-fold PLP-dependent enzyme gives MRNPPIYFALKNYIAKKRACFHMPGHHRGKGAHPFLVDLLGEKALLSDITEVEGMDYLHKAEGVIKYAQELAANLFKVDYTFFLINGSTVGNLVMLASTLSPGDKVIIQRNSHRSIIGGLAVLDLVPEYIQPEIHPYLEIPWGITPEKLEEKLKKGNSKVVFLTSPNYFGMCEDLPSLVKVGKRYNSILLLDEAHGAHFPFNPNLPETGINLGFDMIVQSAHKTLPSLTQTSFLHVFEKNIDMDRVHDSLTFFQSSSPSYLFMASLDIVRYQMETEGERIWNDVIDKANYLREEINKIDGLYSFGVEILEDGIFDLDSTKVTVNTKGIGLTGFEVEEILNKKYNIEIELSDSSNILLFMTPGVTDNEIQRLLGALKDISKMRRKKKEMRLKSPDIPEMALTPKEAFLRPKELIPIKESEGRVAGNIVSSYPPGLPILVPGEEITKDIIEYILRLEEEGAVIQGLYDKIFIKVVK, from the coding sequence ATGAGAAATCCACCTATTTATTTTGCATTAAAGAATTATATTGCTAAAAAGAGAGCTTGTTTTCATATGCCAGGTCACCATAGAGGAAAAGGGGCGCATCCATTTCTTGTTGATTTGCTTGGAGAAAAGGCTTTACTTTCTGATATTACAGAGGTTGAGGGAATGGATTATCTTCATAAGGCAGAGGGGGTAATAAAATATGCTCAAGAGCTTGCAGCAAATCTATTTAAAGTTGATTACACATTCTTTCTTATAAATGGAAGCACAGTGGGTAATCTTGTTATGCTTGCCTCCACACTCTCTCCAGGGGATAAAGTGATAATCCAAAGAAATTCACATAGATCAATAATAGGTGGTCTTGCAGTTCTTGATCTTGTTCCAGAGTACATTCAACCAGAAATTCACCCATACCTTGAAATTCCATGGGGAATAACTCCAGAAAAACTTGAAGAGAAGTTAAAAAAAGGAAATTCCAAAGTTGTGTTTTTAACTTCTCCAAACTATTTCGGTATGTGCGAGGACCTACCATCTCTTGTTAAGGTGGGAAAAAGATACAACTCAATCCTTTTGTTGGATGAAGCACATGGTGCCCATTTCCCATTCAACCCAAATTTGCCAGAAACAGGGATAAATCTTGGTTTTGATATGATTGTTCAGTCTGCACACAAAACCCTACCATCTCTTACTCAGACATCTTTCCTTCATGTTTTTGAGAAGAATATTGATATGGATAGAGTTCATGATTCACTTACATTTTTCCAATCATCTTCCCCTTCATACCTCTTCATGGCATCCCTTGATATAGTTAGATATCAAATGGAAACAGAAGGAGAGAGAATCTGGAATGATGTAATTGATAAGGCAAACTACCTAAGGGAAGAGATAAATAAAATTGATGGACTATACTCATTTGGTGTAGAGATACTGGAAGATGGCATATTTGATCTTGACTCTACAAAGGTTACAGTAAACACAAAGGGTATAGGATTAACAGGTTTTGAAGTTGAGGAGATTTTAAATAAAAAATACAACATAGAGATTGAACTTTCAGATTCATCAAACATTCTCCTGTTTATGACACCAGGCGTCACAGACAATGAGATTCAGAGACTTCTTGGTGCTTTAAAAGATATATCAAAGATGAGAAGGAAGAAAAAGGAGATGAGGCTAAAGTCTCCAGATATTCCAGAGATGGCATTGACTCCAAAGGAAGCTTTTTTAAGGCCGAAGGAACTTATACCTATCAAGGAGTCTGAAGGAAGAGTAGCAGGAAATATTGTATCTTCCTATCCACCTGGGCTTCCAATACTTGTTCCAGGAGAGGAGATCACAAAGGATATAATTGAATATATATTAAGACTTGAAGAGGAGGGTGCAGTAATTCAGGGGTTATATGATAAAATTTTCATAAAGGTGGTGAAATGA
- a CDS encoding diacylglycerol kinase family lipid kinase, producing the protein MRYFFVVNPVAGLGKSFLVWRKIKEILKEKGVNFDYALTKYPKHATKLTMEAVRSGFKNIVAVGGDGTVSEVARGVASEDVVIGTIPAGRGKDFPKSLNIPKDPIKALDLILKGGKIVEVDHPKVDNDRFINACGVGFDAEVSRNANVTYKNFRALSYAISIFATIVSWKLPEIVIKIDNVVREIPVFFVVIANGPFYGGGMKVSPYSKINDGLLDVVIFHKMSKFTLLWNYPGVYTGGKHVNHDRVETLKAKRVEINSKENLYAHADGDIIGNVPKVFEIDGKKLKFIGG; encoded by the coding sequence ATGAGGTATTTTTTTGTTGTTAATCCTGTTGCAGGATTGGGAAAAAGTTTTCTTGTTTGGAGAAAGATTAAAGAGATACTCAAAGAAAAGGGTGTCAATTTTGACTATGCTCTTACAAAGTATCCAAAACATGCAACGAAGTTAACTATGGAAGCTGTAAGATCTGGCTTTAAGAATATAGTTGCTGTTGGGGGAGATGGAACTGTATCTGAGGTGGCAAGAGGAGTTGCAAGTGAAGATGTAGTGATAGGAACAATCCCCGCTGGAAGAGGAAAGGACTTCCCAAAAAGTTTAAATATCCCAAAGGATCCTATTAAGGCACTTGATTTAATTCTTAAAGGAGGAAAGATTGTTGAGGTAGATCATCCAAAGGTAGATAATGATAGGTTCATAAATGCATGTGGGGTTGGCTTTGATGCTGAAGTCTCAAGAAATGCAAATGTCACCTATAAAAATTTTAGAGCTCTCTCCTATGCGATATCCATATTTGCTACCATTGTGTCATGGAAACTTCCTGAGATTGTGATCAAGATTGATAATGTTGTAAGAGAAATTCCTGTTTTCTTTGTAGTTATAGCAAATGGTCCTTTTTATGGAGGAGGAATGAAGGTATCTCCCTATTCAAAGATAAATGATGGACTTCTTGATGTTGTAATATTTCATAAGATGAGCAAATTCACACTTTTATGGAATTATCCAGGAGTTTACACGGGGGGAAAACATGTTAACCATGATAGAGTAGAAACTCTAAAGGCAAAGAGGGTGGAGATAAACTCTAAAGAAAATCTTTATGCACACGCTGATGGTGATATAATAGGTAATGTGCCAAAAGTATTTGAGATAGATGGGAAGAAATTAAAATTTATTGGAGGATAG